From Ficedula albicollis isolate OC2 chromosome 5, FicAlb1.5, whole genome shotgun sequence, one genomic window encodes:
- the MYRF gene encoding myelin regulatory factor produces MEVVDETEALQRFFEGHDINGALEPSNIDTSILEEYISKEDSPEICFPEIPAPASYTHPQPSGSAGIPAPPASSVSSVSNPSASAALHLPAASSQLPIRHAPLLASPCGAAYGAHLNCNNNNGMVVPKGFLGGHCLSGVVPPIKSEPKAPYAPGTLPDSPPDSGSEAYSPQQVNDPHLLRTMTPENPPPPPPPPPPPPPPPPPPPPPPPPPPPPPPPHFPGLQREMFLKAEPLMPPYGVGPGMAPAELHHAQQSQMLHQLLQQHGADLPVHPAKKRKHSESPPNTLNAQMLNGLIKQEPGMGSVPLNPDRVQTPPWHQPGALSPGLIQDNDSLNGSYLDPNFQSIKWQPHQQNKWATLYDANYKELPMLTYRVDADKGFNFSVGDDAFVCQKKNHFQVTVYIGMLGDPKYVKTPEGLKPLECFYLKLHGVKLEALNQSINIEQSQSDRSKRPFNPVTVNLPPEQVTKVTVGRLHFSETTANNMRKKGKPNPDQRYFMLVVALQAHAQNQNYTLAAHISERIIVRASNPGQFESDSDVLGQRAQLPDTVFHHGRVGINTDRPDEALVVHGNVKVMGSLMHPSDVRVKEDIQEVDTTEQLKRISRMRLVHYNYKPEFAATVGIDSTSETGVIAQEVKEILPEAVKDTGDLVFSNGKTLENFLVVNKERIFMENVGAVKELCKLTDNLETRIDELERWSHKLAKLKRLDSMKSTVSSGAFSQTGSQFSRAGSVPHKKRPHKVTSKSPSVVPEQACISQRFLQGTIIALVIIMAFSVVSMSTLYVLSLRSEEDLVDIDGYFAVPTACLLALFRHGGPGIPVALCPRSGQNIDKTQTVRSTAASNGASSRSPPQHVLDEGHGVALGIPGRGVLACFSPPCFSTCCSAAPTGISSVVPSETSPAHATNRTGESQPRLLEMLGHLQDQSQPSLLPVTNIKAKSRGITGKSTSYTKWPKTPDRSQSFGSPNASPSSPFSHIQGKSKYISNLSLSRSSSRQQRSLRQPVSERPRTEQPGTDGPSPVLQSIRILEINLAIHSQYCAAADACRTGNFSYRIPVSQQTAVNTNLTLEMNSSSAVSISLCGLVSSDPCQDAVSGNSSTDSTDAQDTTHRWPLVMLSFREFSYHFRVAQPGRADCSTSLEQLGHLFTDYYFQFYWLCE; encoded by the exons ATGGAGGTGGTGGACGAGACGGAGGCTCTGCAGCGCTTCTTCGAAG GCCACGACATTAATGGAGCTCTGGAACCATCCAACATCGACACCAGCATCCTGGAAGAGTACATCAGCAAGGAAGACTCTCCAGAGAT ctgcttccctgAGATCCCAGCTCCCGCCAGCTACACGCACCCCCAGCCCTCCGGCTCGGCCGGCATCCCCGCGCCCCCCGCCAGCTCCGTCAGCAGCGTGAGCAATCCCTCTGCCAGCGCTGCcctgcacctccctgctgccagcagccagctccccaTCCGCCATGCTCCCCTGCTGGCCAGTCCCTGCGGAGCCGCCTACGGAGCTCACCTCAactgcaacaacaacaacgGCATGGTGGTGCCCAAGGGCTTCCTGGGCGGCCACTGCCTGAGCGGCGTGGTGCCTCCAATCAAATCAGAGCCCAAGGCCCCCTATGCACCTGG CACTTTGCCGGACTCTCCCCCGGATTCCGGATCGGAAGCCTACTCCCCTCAGCAGGTGAACG aTCCTCACCTCCTCCGGACCATGACTCCCgaaaatccccccccccccccccccccccccccccccccccccccccccccccccccccccccccccccccccccccccccccccccccccccccccc CCCACTTTCCCGGCCTGCAGCGGGAAATGTTCCTGAAGGCCGAGCCCCTGATGCCTCCGTACGGCGTGGGGCCGGGGATGGCGCCCGCCGAGCTGCACCATGCCCAGCAATCCCAGATGCTgcaccagctcctccagcagcacggAGCAGA CCTCCCGGTGCATCCCGCCAAGAAGAGGAAACACTCCGAGTCCCCCCCCAACACCCTCAATGCCCAGATGCTCAACGGGCTGATCAAGCAGGAGCCGGGAATGGGATCCGTGCCGCTCAACCCCGACCGTGTCCAGACGCCTCCCTGGCACCAGCCGGGTGCGCTCTCCCCAG GCCTGATTCAGGATAACGACAGCCTGAACGGCTCCTACCTGGATCCCAACTTCCAGTCCATCAAGTGGCAGCCACACCAGCAGAACAAGTGGGCGACTCTGTACGATGCCAACTACAAGGAGCT CCCCATGCTCACGTACCGCGTGGATGCCGACAAGGGCTTCAACTTCTCGGTGGGAGACGACGCCTTCGTGTGCCAGAAGAAGAACCACTTCCAGGTCACCGTCTACATCGGGATGCTCGGCGATCCCAAGTACGTGAAGACCCCTGAGGGCCTGAAACCCTTGGAGTGCTTCTACCTGAAGCTGCACGGAGTGAAG CTGGAGGCCTTGAACCAGTCCATCAACATCGAGCAGTCGCAGTCGGACCGCAGCAAACGGCCCTTCAACCCCGTCAC gGTGAACCTGCCCCCGGAGCAGGTCACCAAGGTGACCGTGGGGCGGCTGCACTTCAGCGAGACCACGGCCAACaacatgaggaaaaaaggcaaacccAACCCGGACCAGAG GTACTTCATGCTGGTGGTGGCCCTGCAGGCACACGCCCAGAACCAGAACTACACGCTGGCAGCTCACATCTCCGAGCGGATCATTGTCCGG GCTTCCAACCCGGGGCAGTTTGAGAGCGACAGCGACGTGCTGGGGCAGCGGGCGCAGCTGCCGGACACCGTCTTCCACCACGGCCGCGTGGGGATCAACACGGACCGGCCGGACGAGGCCCTGGTGGTGCACGGCAACGTCAAGGTCATGGGCTCCCTGATGCACCCCTCGGATGTCCGAGTGAAGGAGGACATCCAGGAG GTGGACACCACGGAGCAGCTGAAGCGGATCTCCAGGATGAGGCTGGTGCACTACAACTACAAACCTGAGTTTGCAGCCACAGTGGGCATTGACAGCACCTCTGAGACAG GTGTCATTGCTCAGGAGGTGAAGGAGATCCTCCCAGAAGCTGTCAAGGACACTGGGGACCTGGTCTTTTCCAATGGAAAAACCCTGGAGAACTTCCTGGTGGTGAACAAG GAGCGGATCTTCATGGAGAACGTGGGAGCCGTGAAGGAGCTGTGCAAACTCACGGACAACCTGGAGACACGGATCGATGAGCTGGAAAGGTGGAGCCACAAGCTGGCCAAGCTGAAGAGGCTGGACAGCATGAAGTCAACTGTGAGCTCTGGAGCCTTCAG CCAAACTGGGAGCCAGTTCAGCCGGGCGGGAAGTGTGCCCCACAAAAAGAGACCCCACAAAGTCACCAGCAAG TCTCCATCGGTTGTCCCGGAGCAGGCCTGCATCAGCCAGCGCTTCCTTCAGGGCACCATCATCGCCCTGGTCATCATCATGGCATTCAG cGTGGTGTCCATGTCCACGCTCTACGTGCTGAGCCTGCGCAGCGAGGAGGATCTCGTGGACATCGATGG CTACTTTGCTGTACCCACTGCCTGTCTCCTGGCCCTCTTTCGGCACGGGGGTCCCGGAATTCCGGTCGCTCTGTGTCCACG GTCAGGCCAGAACATTGACAAGACGCAGACAGTGCGATCCACAGCCGCATCCaatggagccagcagcaggagccccccaCAGCACG tccTGGATGAGGGGCATGGAGTAGCCCTTGGCATTCCCGGCCGTGGTGTGCTGGCCTGTTTCAGCCCTCCCTGTTTCTCCACGTGCTGCTCCGCTGCTCCCACTGGCATCTCCTCTGTTGTCCCCTCGGAGACCAGCCCTGCCCATGCCACCAACAGGACAGGTGAGAGCCAGCCCAGACTCCTAGAAATGCTGGGACATCTCCAAG ACCAAAGccagccctccctcctgccagtgACAAATATCAAAGCCAAATCCAGGGGCATCACCGGGAAATCCACCTCCTACACCAAGTGGCCAAAGACTCCTGACAGGTCTCAGAGCTTCGGCAGCCCCAATGCCagcccctcctcccccttctcccACATCCAGGGCAAATCCAAGTACATCTCCAACCTCTCGCTCTCCCGCAGCAGCTCCCGGCAGCAGCGCAGCCTCCGGCAGCCGGTGAGCGAGCGGCCCCGCACGGAGCAGCCCGGCACGGATG GGCCGAGCCCGGTGCTGCAATCCATCCGGATCCTGGAGATCAACCTGGCCATCCATTCCCAGTACTGCGCCGCTGCCGACGCCTGCAG GACTGGGAATTTCAGCTACCGCATCCCTGTGAGCCAGCAGACGGCCGTGAACACCAACCTGACCCTGGAGATGAA ctcctcctccgCTGTGTCCATCTCCCTCTGTGGCCTTGTCTCCAGTGATCCCTGCCAGGATGCTGTGAGCGGGAACAGCTCCACTGACTCCACAGATGCACAG gaCACCACGCACCGCTGGCCTCTGGTGATGCTGTCCTTCCGCGAGTTTTCCTACCACTTCCGAGTGGCGCAGCCG ggccgAGCCGACTGCAGCacttccctggagcagctgggacacctCTTCACTGACTATTACTTCCAGTTTTACTGGCTCTGTGAGTGa